A genomic stretch from Sander lucioperca isolate FBNREF2018 unplaced genomic scaffold, SLUC_FBN_1.2 Unpl_78, whole genome shotgun sequence includes:
- the LOC118492896 gene encoding cilia- and flagella-associated protein 57-like produces the protein MFKVQKQKFNHNKIARSNVSQMEVMALAKKVKTDQEEVKELKTQLQLSQDETFSVESFTCTQANFLELVQRFREYEDKKMAEEKAKHREELLIVEEQKEKLAAELEELRATLPRMDMENKKVVENLKKQLGERDNLIATENKIKDETQMEELMERKELEMIIEKLKKKKKDLTGKVSALENAVKDKQNVIENRNLEICCLVSDNEQLQQDGAKEKENNAVLRDEVNGLKGILKSTQAELKETRKELKKANRENANLDATVTHLKHCDADLIKEREKNSSMSSYITQFKTDLQECIDYTSDPTECVQNIIEVKRRYIDNDTQVQMDENTEAYLIKAVPDSDVTISHYRKRLEALKHYQELNFMRREEEHRALTYIINKKTMEQHNITKELKETKRLLEKAKKPPLQKIMSWINKKVLRKNINVEPTSLLPGDSQPPVLPDDRIVSSVLSCTNATISSSTHEYMNSVIHSVVSSVHSCADLDFPDDRIVSSVYSCADLDFPDDRIVSSVHSCADTTISSSTQTHQYMDGVIHVRPYHSGISDLPKVDC, from the coding sequence ATGTTCAAAGTGCAAAAGCAaaagtttaaccataataaAATAGCTAGGTCTAACGTTTCGCAAATGGAAGTCATGGCTCTCGcgaaaaaggtgaaaactgacCAAGAGGAGGTGAAAGAGCTGAAAACCCAACTCCAGCTAAGCCAAGATGAAACATTTAGCGTTGAGAGCTTTACCTGTACTCAGGCTAACTTTTTGGAGTTAGTTCAGAGATTCAGAGAATACGAAGACAAGAAGATGGCGGAGGAGAAGGCCAAGCACAGAGAAGAGCTACTGATCGTCGAGGAGCAGAAAGAAAAACTAGCGGCCGAGTTGGAAGAACTCAGAGCTACACTACCCCGAATGGACATGGAAAACAAAAAGGTAGTGGAGAACTTGAAAAAACAGCTAGGAGAAAGAGACAATCTCATTGCTACAGAAAATAAGATAAAGGATGAAACACAAATGGAAGAATTAATGGAGCGCAAAGAACTGGAGATGATTATTGAAaagctgaagaagaagaagaaagatctTACCGGAAAGGTTTCGGCATTAGAGAATGCggtcaaagacaaacaaaatgtaattgaaaacAGAAATCTGGAGATATGTTGTTTAGTGAGTGACAATGAACAATTACAACAGGATGGGGctaaagaaaaggaaaacaacGCTGTTCTACGTGATGAAGTAAACGGGTTGAAAGGCATACTCAAATCGACACAGGCTGAGCTCAAAGAAACGAGAAAGGAGCTGAAGAAGGCCAACCGAGAGAACGCCAACCTGGATGCAACCGTCACACATCTCAAACACTGTGATGCAGACCTGattaaggagagagagaaaaacagcagCATGAGCAGCTATATCACACAGTTCAAGACCGATCTGCAGGAATGCATTGATTATACCTCGGACCCCACGGAATGTGTACAGAATATCATTGAGGTCAAAAGACGTTACATCGACAATGACACCCAAGTACAGATGGATGAAAACACTGAGGCTTATCTTATAAAAGCGGTTCCTGATAGTGACGTAACAATCAGCCATTACAGAAAGCGCCTCGAAGCCTTGAAACATTACCAAGAATTGAATTTtatgagaagagaggaggaacaCAGAGCCTTAACTTATATAATCAACAAGAAGACGATGGAGCAGCACAACATAACAAAAGAACTCAAAGAAACAAAACGGCTTCttgaaaaggcaaaaaagccGCCACTGCAGAAAATAATGTCCTGGATAAATAAGAAAGTGCTACGAAAAAACATCAATGTCGAACCAACATCTCTTCTCCCAGGTGACAGCCAGCCACCGGTCCTCCCTGATGACAGAATCGTGTCATCAGTGCTTTCCTGTACAAATGCCACAATATCATCATCTACGCATGAATACATGAACAGTGTCATTCACAGTGTCGTGTCATCTGTGCATTCCTGTGCAGATCTGGACTTCCCTGATGACAGAATCGTATCATCTGTGTATTCCTGTGCAGATCTGGACTTCCCTGATGACAGAATCGTATCATCTGTGCATTCCTGTGCAGATACCACGATATCATCATCTACGCAGACACATCAATACATGGACGGTGTCATTCACGTGAGGCCGTATCATTCAGGGATCAGTGATCTCCCAAAAGTTGACTGCTAA